CCTGTCTCTGATGATGgcaaaaagcaaatgcttaGGAAGGAGTGTTAAAATAGACAAGCATATGCTGTTACTTACTTTGATAAACCCTTCCACCCTTCAGCAGCCTGTAGCTTAAACATgtcttgagaaaaaaattgcatcacTATCTGTGTATTTAATAAtacttgctgtactttttcttccattacttTGATTGCTTTCTTGATCCACAGTATTTGTTTCTTCCATAATACTGTATGACAGCAAGTTCCACCATTTAATGGCACGTTGTGTAAAAAACGTTACAGTTTCAAATGTAGAATTAAGTTTCTGTAGTGATAAATACAGTTAACACACCAGAGTCTGTCCTGGTCAGTCACACTGTAATTCAGGAGTGTTAGCTGGGAGGGATACTGTTGACTAAATGTATGTCTTTAAGTTTCAATTTTTTCTACCATATCCAATGAGTAGGTTTTGTTAATAAGGATTAAAAACATTGCCTTCAGCTACATCTAACTTTTTTCTATTTAGAAGAATATTTAGCTGGGATGAACCTTAAATTTCACCTGAATGAGCCTTTCAGCATTTGCACATAACATCCTCAGCTACTGTATAGTGGATATCGTGTCTTTTAGCTTTACAGAGTTTAGGTCACAGTTGCTTAGGATATTGTTCTCAGAGAGATAATTAAACCAAAACATGTATTTCTTGCTGACATTTCTAGCTCAGGTTCATTCTAAAACTTCCAGGTAAATAGTTTTGCCTGGGGGCTTGTGAAGATGTGTGCAGGCTGAGCTGTCTAATAGACATGGAGGGCTTAACAGTCATGTAAAGATATAGTAAAATGAAATTGatataatttgaaatgtttattttccagagCTCCTTTTGTAGGTTAAATGCACAGCAGtgacttttctctctgttatACAGAGGAGCCAATATACTGTTATACACCACACAACTTCACCCGCGATCAAGCCTTGTATGCCAGAGGATATTGTTGGACAGAATTAAAAGATGCCTTGCCAGGAGTTGATGCCAGCCACTGGCCCTCCTTGTTTGAGCATAAGTTCCTACCTTATGCACTGCTGGCTTTTGCTGGGATAATGTACATtccagctctgggctgggaATTTCTGGCCTCCACTCGACTGACTTCAGAGCTTAATTTTTTGCTTCAGGAGATCGATAACTGCTACCACCGTGCAGCTGAAGGGCGGGCACCAAAAATAGAGAAACAGATTCAGTCCAAAGGCCCGGGGATCAccgagagagagaggagagaaatcaTTGAgaatgcagagaaggaaaaaagccctgaaCAGAACTTGTTTGAGAAATACCTGGAAAGAAGAGGACGAAGTAACTTCTTAGCTAAGCTTTACCTTGCGAGACATTTGTTCATCATCTTTTTAAGCATCATACCAATTACATACTTATCCACCTACTATGCTacacagaagcaaaatgaatTTACATGTGCACTAGGAGAGCCTCCAGACAAAACGAGCAGCTCCAAATTGCACATCAGAGTGAACTGTAAGCTGCCGTCTGTCCAGCTCCAGCGGATTATTGCTGGTGTAGATATCGTTCTCCTCTGCTTCATGAACTTGATAATCCTCATCAACTTAATTCACCTCTTCATATTTCGCAAGTCCAACTTCATATTTGATAAACTGAACAAAGTTGGAATAAAGACCAAGAAACAGTGGCAAAAGTCCCAGTTTTGTGATATCAATATTTTGGCCATGTTTTGCAATGAAAATCGGGACCACATAAAATCATTGAACCGTCTGGATTTTATTACAAATGAAAGCGATCTGATGTATGACAATGTGGTACGCCAGCTGCTTGCAGCGCTGGCCCAGTCCAATCATGATGCCACTCCAACCCTGCGTGATTCAGGCATCCAAACGATAGACCCAAGTGTTGATCCAGCAGACATCGATGCTAATGAGCAGCTCATCATTAAGAGACCAAGGAAGAAGATGAAATGGATCCCAACCACCAATCCCCTTCCTCAGCCATTCAAGGAACAGTTAGCCATTATGAAGGTCGAAAACCATAAACCTGAAAAACCGAAGCCTGTGCggagaaaaacagcaacagacAGCCTAATAGCTCCTTTGTTAGAGTCCACCACAAAAACCTCACAGCAATCGTCCGCTCATAAAACCGAGCCAAACGCCATCCCAAGcacaagcactgaaaaaaaaacacacgcGACACTTTTCCTTGGATGTTCATCCGTATATACTTAGTagcaaaaaacccaagccaGAGATTCAAGCCATTCCCTCGATGCCTACGTCAAAAAGCCAAGAGGGAGGTTTTTTAAACCAGGAAGAGAACGTTGTAGTACACGTTACCTCCTCTCTCAAAGGTACAGTATGCCATAATGCCCGTACCACTTCCACAGACCATAAGCGATCTTCAGGAAGTCAAAGCTTATCTGAACTGTTGGACCTACCTTGTTAGATTTTGGGATAGCTAATAATCTTAGGGCTTGCAGGCCTCAGAAATAGGGGTTCTCTCTCTTTATCAGTTGTATGGAGGATAAGCATTGTTACAGGTAGAGCGGTACGAAACAGCCTGCAGGCTGTTGGTGCAGGTAATTTTTCAGATGTAAGCAGATTTTCACAGTTACGAATGTGATCATGCCTTGCCAAGAAAATGAGGAGGGTTTGGCCTCCATGATACCCTTCATGCTCTACCAGCACCTGGCAGTTTTCAAACCTGCCTTATTTTCAAGTCATATGGAAACTGCCATAGTAGATGACCAGTACTCTGGCCAGTAATAGCCACTTAAGAGTGTGTGAGAAACCGTGCTAATGGCAGTTAAAGCTCCctgtagaaaaaaattctctttaacTACCAATTCTTAGGGGTTGGCATGTGTTTGTCACCTAGGAAATCACAACTCAGATCATTGATATTGTTCTTCACACAAGAGATGTTTTAAATTGCCCTTTGTCTCATGTGGACCCGAGGATGGATGGTCTGAAGTGTATGTGCTGGCTGGGGATTCAGGAATTCTGCCGTTCCCTTTCTGTGTGGCCTCACAGGAGATGAGGCTGAGGctctttctgtgcctcagttcccAGTGTGTGTCTTGGAAATCCTGTTCCTTTCTTACCTCAAAGGAGTGtttcaaatatatcagtaatTGTTAGGTGCTAGAGTGATGGGGAAAGCCATGTGAGCACTAAGAAAAGTGATAGATCAGTAGATAAACTGATAGACAGATAGgtatttcttgtttatttttgtaagctACTGACATAAGAAAGAAGCACTATGCAGTTGAAGTTACAGAAAGATTTGTATGTACTTAAAGCAATGGCTCTCATCTCATTACAAGCTAA
Above is a genomic segment from Nyctibius grandis isolate bNycGra1 chromosome 5, bNycGra1.pri, whole genome shotgun sequence containing:
- the PANX2 gene encoding LOW QUALITY PROTEIN: pannexin-2 (The sequence of the model RefSeq protein was modified relative to this genomic sequence to represent the inferred CDS: inserted 2 bases in 1 codon), which gives rise to MQHIIDNHPDMATALLAGEKLKELILPGQQDDKAGALAALLLQLKLELPFDRVVTIGTVLIPILLVTLVFTKNFAEEPIYCYTPHNFTRDQALYARGYCWTELKDALPGVDASHWPSLFEHKFLPYALLAFAGIMYIPALGWEFLASTRLTSELNFLLQEIDNCYHRAAEGRAPKIEKQIQSKGPGITERERREIIENAEKEKSPEQNLFEKYLERRGRSNFLAKLYLARHLFIIFLSIIPITYLSTYYATQKQNEFTCALGEPPDKTSSSKLHIRVNCKLPSVQLQRIIAGVDIVLLCFMNLIILINLIHLFIFRKSNFIFDKLNKVGIKTKKQWQKSQFCDINILAMFCNENRDHIKSLNRLDFITNESDLMYDNVVRQLLAALAQSNHDATPTLRDSGIQTIDPSVDPADIDANEQLIIKRPRKKMKWIPTTNPLPQPFKEQLAIMKVENHKPEKPKPVRRKTATDSLIAPLLESTTXKPHSNRPLIKPSQTPSQAQALKKKHTRHFSLDVHPYILSSKKPKPEIQAIPSMPTSKSQEGGFLNQEENVVVHVTSSLKDTPHPAKEILYPSETCRTVPAAGAFVTCNHNHIATTAAATNMTLNPVKPEPTPALNCNPAHPLLHINTLYEDHEEEVSNIIDDGIHSPTDTREILSIPTPKQIRLATFDEPMAIVSSVEY